A stretch of the Candidatus Cetobacterium colombiensis genome encodes the following:
- a CDS encoding AMP-binding protein yields the protein MEFVKNHNKTAIFYEGKEYSYKELIAGSKEYSSLLDLSKEEKAVIFMENRPELLYAFLGIWDKKGTCVCLDAASKVSEFQYFIEDCTPKYVFVSNDTYKIAKEAVDISKVNTKILNVDEIDLSNATKEGTIEAPEKDAVALILYTSGTTGNPKGVMLTFDNILVNIEGLNKYNMYKPTDRVLALLPMHHIFPLLGSGIVPLQQGATIAFLKELSSQAMVDALKNYKITMMIGVPRLWEMLHKKIMEKINSNKVIKTLFKLCEKMDNKEFSKKVFKKVHEGFGGNIRFFVSGGSKLNPEVSRDFKTLGIDVCEGYGLTETAPMISFTPMNQVVPGSAGKIMDGVQVKIAEDGEILSKGRNLMKGYYNKPEATAEVIDSDGWFHTGDLGELKGEYLYVTGRKKEMIVLSNGKNINPIEIEQFILSNTDLIEEMVVIEYNSLLTAVIYPNFSKVKEHRVTNISETLKSGVIDKYNGSAPGYKKILDIKIVQEELPKTKIGKIRRFMVKDLLEGKIVEEKEENVPTFKEYAVISDYLTNLKSKKVISTAHLELDLGLDSLDLVEFIAFVENSFGVTLTEEILTENPTVIKIAEYLKENSESLEIKDVDWKKILEKDNIEGLPKSNSVGKIIKTLFKPMFNMYIKIEKEGIENTKVTKPTVFVGNHQSFLDGFIFNQSIDNKVLDNTYFLAKVAHFKKGFMSYLGENSNIMLIDINKNLAETLQCAATALRQGKNIVIFPEGTRSRDGEMREFKKFYAILAKELNAEVVPFGIKGAYELFPAHQKMPERGTVKIKFFPKVSCESLSVEEIVKKNYTDIKEWVEKR from the coding sequence TTGGAATTTGTAAAGAATCATAATAAAACGGCGATATTTTATGAGGGGAAAGAATATTCGTATAAAGAATTAATTGCTGGATCAAAAGAGTATTCATCACTTTTAGATTTATCAAAAGAGGAGAAAGCTGTTATTTTCATGGAAAATAGACCAGAGTTATTATATGCTTTCTTAGGAATATGGGATAAAAAAGGAACTTGTGTTTGTTTAGATGCAGCATCTAAAGTTTCTGAATTCCAATATTTTATAGAGGATTGCACACCAAAATATGTGTTTGTTTCTAATGATACATATAAAATAGCTAAAGAGGCAGTGGATATTTCTAAAGTAAATACTAAAATTTTAAATGTAGATGAAATAGATTTATCAAATGCAACAAAAGAAGGAACAATTGAAGCTCCTGAAAAAGATGCAGTAGCATTAATACTTTATACGTCAGGGACAACAGGAAATCCAAAAGGAGTAATGTTAACTTTTGATAATATATTAGTAAATATAGAGGGATTAAATAAATATAATATGTATAAACCAACGGACAGAGTTTTAGCTCTTTTACCAATGCATCATATATTTCCTTTACTTGGTTCAGGAATTGTTCCTTTACAACAGGGTGCGACAATAGCATTTTTAAAGGAATTATCTTCACAAGCAATGGTAGATGCTTTAAAAAATTATAAAATAACTATGATGATTGGAGTACCAAGACTTTGGGAAATGTTACATAAAAAAATAATGGAAAAAATTAATTCTAACAAAGTTATAAAAACATTATTTAAATTATGTGAAAAAATGGATAATAAAGAGTTTAGTAAAAAGGTATTTAAAAAAGTTCATGAAGGTTTTGGTGGAAATATAAGATTCTTTGTATCTGGTGGATCAAAATTAAATCCAGAAGTTTCAAGAGATTTTAAAACTTTAGGTATTGATGTGTGTGAAGGTTATGGACTGACAGAAACAGCTCCAATGATTTCATTTACACCAATGAATCAAGTAGTACCTGGATCAGCTGGAAAAATAATGGATGGAGTTCAAGTTAAAATAGCTGAAGATGGAGAGATATTATCAAAAGGTAGAAACTTGATGAAAGGTTATTATAATAAACCAGAAGCAACAGCAGAAGTTATAGATTCTGATGGATGGTTCCATACTGGAGACTTAGGAGAACTAAAAGGTGAATATCTATATGTAACTGGTAGAAAAAAAGAGATGATCGTTTTATCTAATGGAAAAAATATAAATCCAATTGAGATAGAGCAATTTATTTTATCAAATACAGATTTAATTGAAGAAATGGTAGTAATTGAATATAATTCATTGTTAACAGCAGTTATTTATCCAAATTTTTCAAAAGTAAAAGAACATAGAGTTACGAATATATCGGAAACATTAAAGTCTGGAGTAATCGATAAATATAATGGTTCTGCGCCAGGTTATAAAAAAATATTAGATATAAAAATAGTTCAAGAAGAACTTCCAAAAACAAAAATTGGAAAAATAAGAAGATTTATGGTTAAGGATTTATTAGAAGGAAAAATAGTAGAAGAAAAAGAAGAAAATGTTCCTACTTTTAAAGAGTATGCTGTAATTTCAGACTACTTAACTAATTTAAAAAGTAAAAAAGTTATATCAACAGCTCATTTAGAATTAGATTTAGGTTTAGATTCTTTAGATTTAGTTGAATTTATAGCTTTTGTTGAAAATAGTTTTGGAGTTACATTGACTGAAGAGATTTTAACAGAAAATCCTACAGTTATAAAAATAGCTGAGTATTTAAAAGAAAATTCTGAAAGTTTAGAGATAAAAGATGTAGATTGGAAAAAAATATTAGAAAAGGATAATATAGAAGGATTACCTAAATCTAACTCTGTAGGAAAGATAATAAAAACATTATTTAAACCAATGTTTAATATGTATATAAAGATTGAAAAAGAGGGTATTGAAAACACGAAGGTAACAAAACCAACTGTATTTGTTGGAAATCACCAGAGTTTCTTAGATGGTTTCATATTTAATCAGAGTATAGATAATAAAGTTTTGGATAATACATATTTCTTAGCTAAAGTTGCTCACTTTAAAAAAGGGTTTATGAGTTATTTAGGTGAAAATTCGAATATAATGTTAATTGATATAAATAAGAACTTAGCTGAAACACTTCAGTGTGCAGCAACAGCTTTAAGACAAGGAAAAAATATAGTTATATTCCCTGAAGGTACAAGAAGCAGAGATGGAGAGATGAGAGAGTTTAAAAAATTCTATGCAATTTTAGCAAAGGAATTAAACGCAGAAGTTGTCCCATTTGGAATAAAAGGAGCGTATGAGTTATTCCCAGCTCATCAAAAAATGCCTGAGAGAGGAACTGTGAAAATTAAATTCTTCCCTAAAGTTTCGTGTGAGTCGTTATCAGTAGAAGAGATAGTAAAAAAGAATTATACAGATATAAAAGAATGGGTAGAAAAGAGATAA
- a CDS encoding histidine triad nucleotide-binding protein, with the protein MATIFTKIINREIPASIVFENDKVIAFKDINPQAPVHILVVPKKEIPTLNDISAEDSEYLTAMYLAIKDIAKDLEISENGYRVITNCNTHGGQEVFHLHFHLLGGQHLGPMLSI; encoded by the coding sequence ATGGCTACTATATTTACTAAAATTATAAATAGAGAGATTCCAGCTTCTATCGTTTTTGAAAATGATAAAGTTATAGCTTTTAAAGATATTAATCCTCAAGCCCCTGTTCATATTTTAGTTGTTCCTAAAAAGGAAATCCCAACTTTAAATGATATTTCAGCTGAGGATTCTGAATATTTAACTGCTATGTATCTAGCTATAAAAGATATTGCCAAAGATTTAGAAATTTCTGAAAATGGATATAGAGTTATTACAAATTGTAATACTCACGGTGGACAAGAAGTTTTTCATCTTCACTTCCATTTACTAGGTGGACAACATCTTGGGCCTATGTTATCTATTTAA